The following are from one region of the Deinococcus budaensis genome:
- the rny gene encoding ribonuclease Y, with amino-acid sequence MYVILALLGGLAGGFFSGQSRGQRERTAQDDRLEREARAEAERIRAQAEAEARQLRHQAEQARQDAARRLQDAEDRERQSAQALEAQREQAQSLRAQAEAERTRALQDAARERETLSADRQETRRERDELKREIERLNRRAEQLDARGDKLDALEERLEEALRALSTQEAELAERARQADLRLYEVANLSPEAAREQILTQLDAELEEEKAIRIKAMTERATAEAKRTARQVIAQAIQRSASETSAQLSVSVVPIPNDAMKGRLIGREGRNIRAFEALTGVDLIIDDTPEAVILSSFNPVRREVARHVLDALVADGRIHPTRIEEMVHRAQDEMKTFMHTQGEEAAIEAGVVGIKPGLVQLLGRMYFRSSYGQNVLKHSVQVAHLTGIMADELGLDAALARRAGLMHDVGKSIDREIEGTHVEIGINLAKRFGEPQEVIDAIAHHHDPENGETLYSVLVAAADAISAARPGARREELEAYVRRLEQLEQIAVAFPGVQQAYAIQAGREVRVIVQPDKITDAQATLLAREIAGRVEQDMEYPGQVQVTVVRESRAVEVAR; translated from the coding sequence GCGGCCAGCGGGAACGGACCGCCCAGGACGACCGGCTGGAACGCGAGGCCCGCGCCGAGGCCGAACGCATCCGCGCTCAAGCGGAAGCCGAGGCCCGGCAGCTGCGTCATCAGGCCGAACAGGCCCGGCAAGACGCCGCCCGCCGCCTTCAGGACGCCGAGGACCGTGAGCGCCAGAGCGCCCAGGCGCTCGAGGCCCAGCGCGAACAGGCCCAGAGCCTGCGCGCCCAGGCCGAGGCCGAGCGCACCCGCGCCCTTCAGGACGCCGCCCGCGAGCGCGAGACCCTCAGCGCCGACCGCCAGGAGACCCGCCGCGAGCGCGACGAACTCAAGCGCGAGATCGAGCGCCTCAACCGCCGCGCCGAACAGCTCGACGCCCGGGGCGACAAGCTCGACGCCCTGGAAGAGCGGCTGGAAGAGGCCCTGCGGGCGCTTTCCACCCAGGAAGCCGAGCTGGCCGAACGCGCCCGGCAGGCCGACCTGCGGCTCTACGAGGTCGCGAACCTCTCGCCGGAAGCGGCCCGCGAGCAGATTCTCACCCAGCTCGACGCCGAGCTGGAGGAAGAAAAAGCCATCCGGATCAAGGCGATGACCGAGCGGGCCACCGCCGAGGCCAAGCGCACCGCCCGGCAGGTGATCGCCCAGGCGATTCAGCGCAGCGCCTCCGAGACGAGCGCGCAGCTCAGCGTGTCGGTCGTGCCGATTCCCAACGACGCGATGAAGGGCCGATTGATCGGGCGCGAGGGGCGCAACATCCGCGCCTTCGAGGCGCTGACGGGGGTGGACCTGATTATCGACGACACCCCCGAGGCCGTGATTCTCAGCTCTTTCAACCCGGTGCGGCGCGAGGTCGCCCGGCACGTGCTGGACGCGCTGGTGGCCGACGGGCGCATCCATCCCACCCGCATCGAGGAGATGGTCCACCGGGCGCAGGACGAGATGAAGACCTTCATGCACACCCAGGGCGAGGAGGCGGCCATCGAGGCGGGCGTGGTGGGCATCAAGCCGGGGCTGGTGCAGCTGCTGGGCCGGATGTACTTCCGCTCCAGCTACGGCCAGAACGTCCTCAAGCACTCGGTGCAGGTCGCGCACCTGACCGGCATCATGGCCGACGAACTGGGCCTGGACGCGGCCCTGGCCCGCCGCGCCGGGCTGATGCACGACGTGGGCAAGAGCATCGACCGCGAGATCGAGGGCACCCACGTGGAGATCGGGATCAACCTCGCCAAGAGATTCGGGGAACCCCAGGAGGTGATCGACGCCATCGCCCACCACCACGACCCGGAAAACGGCGAGACGCTCTACTCGGTCCTGGTCGCCGCCGCCGACGCGATCAGCGCGGCCCGGCCCGGCGCGCGGCGCGAGGAGCTGGAAGCCTACGTGCGGCGGCTCGAGCAGCTCGAACAGATCGCCGTCGCCTTTCCCGGCGTGCAGCAGGCCTACGCGATCCAGGCGGGGCGCGAGGTGCGCGTGATCGTGCAGCCGGACAAGATCACCGACGCCCAGGCCACCCTGCTGGCCCGCGAGATCGCCGGGCGCGTCGAGCAGGACATGGAATACCCCGGTCAGGTGCAGGTCACGGTGGTGCGCGAGAGCCGCGCGGTGGAGGTGGCCCGCTAG